The following proteins are co-located in the Microvirga ossetica genome:
- a CDS encoding TIGR00730 family Rossman fold protein, giving the protein MDDSKPSNSARLDSPSYRLAAMDQDFLLGDSMRGVRFLLEYAKAEEHLRTWGVRSTIVVFGSARVRENGSGKHRFWYEQARKFGAIASQRGGAMTVTSGTRDNVIATGGGPGIMEAANRGAFDVGAPSIGFNITLPHEQEPNAYSTPDLTFRFHYFAMRKMHLAMRANALVVFPGGFGTLDELFEILTLRQTGKAPPLPIVLFDKAYWQSVIKFEALLEHGMVSEKDRELAHFADSAEEVWSALIENGLVVQTLERDSEQDF; this is encoded by the coding sequence ATGGATGACAGCAAACCTTCGAATTCAGCCCGTCTCGATTCCCCGTCCTACCGGCTGGCGGCGATGGACCAGGATTTCCTGCTAGGCGATTCCATGCGGGGTGTGCGGTTCCTGCTGGAATATGCCAAGGCCGAGGAGCATCTGCGGACCTGGGGCGTGCGCTCCACCATCGTCGTATTCGGCAGCGCCCGCGTTCGGGAGAACGGGTCGGGAAAGCACCGGTTCTGGTATGAGCAGGCCCGCAAATTCGGCGCCATCGCCTCGCAGCGCGGCGGCGCCATGACGGTGACGAGCGGCACGCGGGACAACGTGATCGCCACCGGCGGCGGTCCCGGCATCATGGAGGCCGCCAACAGGGGCGCCTTCGACGTGGGCGCGCCCTCCATCGGCTTCAACATCACCCTGCCGCACGAGCAGGAGCCCAATGCTTACTCGACCCCTGACCTGACCTTCCGCTTCCATTACTTCGCCATGCGCAAGATGCACCTGGCGATGCGGGCCAACGCGCTCGTCGTCTTCCCCGGCGGCTTTGGCACCCTGGACGAACTCTTCGAGATCCTGACGCTTCGCCAGACCGGCAAGGCGCCACCCCTGCCCATCGTCCTCTTCGACAAGGCCTATTGGCAGTCCGTGATCAAGTTCGAGGCGCTGCTGGAGCACGGCATGGTGAGCGAGAAGGATCGGGAGTTGGCCCACTTTGCCGACAGTGCCGAGGAGGTGTGGTCCGCCCTTATCGAAAACGGCCTCGTGGTGCAGACGCTGGAACGCGATTCCGAGCAGGATTTCTGA